The Trichosurus vulpecula isolate mTriVul1 chromosome 3, mTriVul1.pri, whole genome shotgun sequence genome includes a window with the following:
- the LOC118840829 gene encoding testis, prostate and placenta-expressed protein isoform X1 — protein MARIIDLVPWSDNSADVYATPAIMFPTPPKRNMLPGVKQQLYHPYLPTLRRMDMDTVIAKLPDEHCQSSSYCSKDDFNRAHFSMLAAPNKTLNGLEITGTGQTLKKRYQDGKMAPLAPGINQINWPCHTCAIEDWSHFVSSSGEFKLPLVDRKVEGFSGYAVRHLKPDVTQCWRYSLNQNPSLDHCGQKPLPTDTTNTFRSFNSAYRRVSYLTPWY, from the exons ATGGCTCGGATCATCGACCTGGTCCCTTGGAGTGATAACTCCGCTGACGTTTACGCAACCCCGGCCATCATGTTCCCCACACCTCCAAAGAGGAACATGCTCCCAGGGGTGAAACAGCAACTCTACCACCCCTACCTGCCCACCCTGCGGCGGATGGACATGGACACAGTCATCGCAAAACTCCCTGATGAGCATTGCCAGTCATCCTCCTACTGCTCCAAAG ATGACTTTAATCGAGCACACTTCAGCATGCTGGCTGCCCCCAACAAAACCCTGAATGGTCTG GAAATTACTGGGACAGGACAAACGCTTAAAAAGAGGTACCAGGATGGGAAGATGGCTCCATTAGCACCAGGGATTAACCAAATCAACTGGCCCTGCCACACCTGTGCCATTGAAGACTGGTCCCACTTTGTCTCTTCCTCAGGAGAGTTCAAGCTTCCTCTTGTGGATAGAAAGG TTGAGGGCTTCAGTGGCTATGCTGTGAGGCACCTGAAGCCGGATGTCACCCAGTGCTGGCGG TACTCTCTTAACCAGAACCCCAGCCTTGACCATTGTGGACAGAAACCCCTGCCTACTGACACCAC GAACACCTTCCGAAGCTTTAATTCTGCCTACAG ACGAGTCAGCTACCTGACACCCTGGTACTAG
- the LOC118840829 gene encoding testis, prostate and placenta-expressed protein isoform X2, with translation MARIIDLVPWSDNSADVYATPAIMFPTPPKRNMLPGVKQQLYHPYLPTLRRMDMDTVIAKLPDEHCQSSSYCSKDDFNRAHFSMLAAPNKTLNGLEITGTGQTLKKRYQDGKMAPLAPGINQINWPCHTCAIEDWSHFVSSSGEFKLPLVDRKVEGFSGYAVRHLKPDVTQCWREHLPKL, from the exons ATGGCTCGGATCATCGACCTGGTCCCTTGGAGTGATAACTCCGCTGACGTTTACGCAACCCCGGCCATCATGTTCCCCACACCTCCAAAGAGGAACATGCTCCCAGGGGTGAAACAGCAACTCTACCACCCCTACCTGCCCACCCTGCGGCGGATGGACATGGACACAGTCATCGCAAAACTCCCTGATGAGCATTGCCAGTCATCCTCCTACTGCTCCAAAG ATGACTTTAATCGAGCACACTTCAGCATGCTGGCTGCCCCCAACAAAACCCTGAATGGTCTG GAAATTACTGGGACAGGACAAACGCTTAAAAAGAGGTACCAGGATGGGAAGATGGCTCCATTAGCACCAGGGATTAACCAAATCAACTGGCCCTGCCACACCTGTGCCATTGAAGACTGGTCCCACTTTGTCTCTTCCTCAGGAGAGTTCAAGCTTCCTCTTGTGGATAGAAAGG TTGAGGGCTTCAGTGGCTATGCTGTGAGGCACCTGAAGCCGGATGTCACCCAGTGCTGGCGG GAACACCTTCCGAAGCTTTAA
- the LOC118842693 gene encoding cyclic nucleotide-gated cation channel beta-1-like, with translation MGNRWPGESLRTKFLSRGERMFSWIERVLPQPPGTPQKIGAEEGAKLEPEPAPAEPEVKEDRPAMKEEPEQAPKEPSGCTEMPPHCQNPEVPQETVELLPTSDSAQALLARGNSASGWVLTLMTKGLQRVVPQPPQALIVQNLESNTNVPEQAGAQTLGNEETSGPVSGVLAFA, from the exons ATGGGCAACAGATGGCCAGGGGAAAGCCTGAGAACCAAATTCCTCTCTCGAGGTGAAAGGATGTTCAGCTGGATTGAGAGAGTGCTGCCTCAGCCGCCGGGCACCCCCCAGAAGATTGGGGCAGAAGAGGGGGCAAAATTGGAGCCGGAACCAGCGCCGGCAGAACCAGAGGTGAAGGAGGACCGGCCTGCGATGAAGGAGGAGCCAGAGCAG GCTCCCAAGGAACCATCCGGATGTACAGAGATGCCTCCCCACTGCCAGAACCCAGAGG tcCCCCAGGAGACTGTGGAGTTGCTGCCCACATCTGACTCAGCCCAAGCTCTTCTGGCTCGTGGGAACAG TGCCAGCGGATGGGTCCTGACCTTAATGACAAAGGGGCTCCAGAGAGTGGTCCCACAGCCTCCCCAGGCCCTGATAGTCCAGAATTTGGAAAGCAACACTAATGTTCCTGAGCAG GCTGGAGCACAGACCCTTGGGAATGAAGAAACATCAGGCCCAG